A single window of Candidatus Terasakiella magnetica DNA harbors:
- the rpsO gene encoding 30S ribosomal protein S15: MSITAEEKAQVIAEYATKEGDTGSPEVQVAILTKRIANLTEHLKTHKKDFHSRRGLLQMVGQRRRLLDYAKKKDVARYQSIIERLGLRR; this comes from the coding sequence ATGTCGATTACAGCTGAAGAAAAAGCACAAGTTATCGCAGAATACGCTACTAAAGAAGGCGACACAGGTTCACCTGAAGTACAAGTAGCCATTCTCACTAAGCGCATTGCAAACCTGACAGAGCACTTGAAGACTCATAAAAAAGACTTCCACTCTCGTCGCGGTCTGTTGCAAATGGTTGGTCAACGTCGTCGTCTCTTGGATTATGCCAAGAAGAAAGACGTTGCTCGTTACCAGAGCATCATTGAACGCTTGGGTCTGCGTCGCTAA
- a CDS encoding substrate-binding periplasmic protein has product MRRVNSFAVWLFLCFVLLSQVSLLAGSQSVRVLAYPFPPYLNEDMKTGLTPDVLSLLNHYQNDYNFVLHVVEPQQRYENIVSAKQDMILFEMPQWDWQDKTDHVMFSRLLMKGGEVYITKRTKDRDQSYFDQIKDKHIGAYEGYHYKFADYNSDEAWLKANFDIDLANRHRIIMDWVKQGKVDVGVITLAFLRRYFKDNPNEIAAYLVSQNFAQIYHLKAVLRKNGPISVENFEKILSGIKHTDRFHRLLEKNGILRQWTF; this is encoded by the coding sequence ATGCGCCGCGTTAACAGCTTTGCCGTATGGCTGTTTTTATGTTTTGTACTGTTAAGTCAGGTAAGCTTGCTTGCTGGATCACAGAGCGTGCGCGTTCTTGCCTATCCTTTTCCGCCTTATTTGAATGAAGATATGAAAACCGGTTTAACACCGGATGTCTTGTCTTTGCTTAATCATTATCAAAATGACTATAACTTTGTTCTTCACGTTGTTGAACCACAGCAACGATACGAAAATATAGTGTCGGCAAAGCAGGATATGATCCTTTTTGAGATGCCGCAGTGGGATTGGCAGGACAAGACAGATCATGTCATGTTTTCACGTCTTTTGATGAAGGGCGGTGAGGTCTATATCACCAAACGCACCAAAGACCGTGACCAAAGCTATTTTGATCAGATCAAAGATAAGCATATTGGCGCTTATGAAGGCTATCACTATAAGTTTGCTGACTATAATTCTGATGAAGCATGGTTAAAGGCGAACTTTGATATTGATTTAGCCAATCGTCACAGGATCATCATGGATTGGGTAAAACAGGGAAAAGTAGATGTAGGGGTGATTACTCTTGCGTTTTTAAGGCGCTATTTTAAGGACAATCCAAACGAGATTGCCGCCTATCTAGTGTCGCAAAACTTTGCACAAATTTATCACTTAAAGGCAGTTTTGCGCAAAAATGGTCCCATCAGTGTAGAGAATTTTGAAAAGATATTATCAGGTATTAAACATACCGATCGGTTTCATCGCTTGCTTGAGAAAAACGGTATCTTGCGCCAGTGGACTTTTTAG
- the rbfA gene encoding 30S ribosome-binding factor RbfA has product MTRRSGKAPTQRQLRVGEEIRHALAEIVARADFRDPDLIDASISVSEVRVSPDLRNATVFVSDLGGDNTDAVVDGLNRASGHVRHEYSRVSTTKYIPKFKFKRDDALDEALKINRLLQDPKVQADLQEDEEEDL; this is encoded by the coding sequence ATGACCAGACGTTCAGGTAAAGCCCCAACTCAGCGCCAATTGCGTGTGGGTGAGGAAATTCGTCATGCATTGGCTGAAATTGTCGCCCGTGCTGATTTTCGTGACCCCGATTTAATTGATGCCTCTATTTCAGTTTCAGAAGTACGCGTCAGTCCCGATTTGCGCAACGCAACTGTGTTTGTCTCTGACCTTGGTGGGGATAATACCGATGCGGTTGTGGATGGGCTTAACCGGGCAAGCGGTCATGTGCGCCATGAATATTCTCGTGTTTCCACAACAAAATATATTCCCAAGTTTAAATTCAAGCGCGACGATGCCTTGGATGAGGCTTTGAAAATCAATCGTTTATTGCAGGACCCCAAAGTTCAGGCGGATCTGCAAGAAGATGAGGAAGAAGACCTTTAA
- a CDS encoding RNA-binding protein, with amino-acid sequence MKTNKGDTPERRCIVTGSVLPKEKLIRCVVSPDGIVVPDVGEKLPGRGLWLSAARDVVNTACAKNAFSRAARQNVKPMEGLADRIEALLAQRCLSLIGMMRRTNGVIFGFEKTRGWLRDGKCTVVLAASDGADDGRAKIKALSGDLPLIELFDSGELGGTVGRDHVVHMGFASGRMAKRFQVEALRLQGFRDIKSD; translated from the coding sequence ATGAAGACGAATAAGGGGGATACCCCTGAACGCCGCTGTATCGTAACGGGATCGGTTTTACCTAAAGAAAAACTGATCCGTTGCGTGGTTTCTCCTGATGGTATTGTTGTACCGGATGTGGGAGAAAAACTGCCAGGACGCGGTTTGTGGTTGTCTGCGGCGCGAGATGTGGTAAATACCGCATGTGCGAAGAACGCATTTTCGCGCGCAGCTCGCCAAAACGTCAAACCTATGGAAGGTTTGGCGGATCGAATTGAAGCCCTGTTGGCGCAGCGCTGCCTTTCCTTAATTGGGATGATGCGCAGAACCAACGGTGTGATTTTCGGGTTTGAGAAGACCCGGGGCTGGCTCAGAGACGGTAAATGCACCGTTGTGTTAGCCGCCAGTGATGGCGCTGATGATGGGCGGGCAAAGATTAAGGCCTTAAGTGGTGACCTTCCTTTGATCGAATTATTCGATTCTGGGGAATTAGGTGGCACGGTAGGTCGGGACCATGTGGTCCATATGGGATTCGCGTCTGGCCGAATGGCTAAGCGTTTTCAAGTGGAGGCTTTGCGCTTGCAAGGTTTTCGCGACATAAAGAGTGATTGA
- the rimP gene encoding ribosome maturation factor RimP: MSSEIKRIEEIIAPTLTDLGYAIVRLQMQGDRHQTLQIMAERLDRKIMDVDDCAKISRAISPLLDVDDPIEDPYSLEVSSPGVDRPLVRAEDFERFAGFEAKVEMSYLIDGRKRFTGRLVGLVDGNVQILVDGVAQDLPFEDVVKAKLVLTDDLLAAASKEQGL, translated from the coding sequence ATGTCTTCAGAGATTAAACGCATTGAAGAAATCATTGCGCCAACCCTGACAGATCTGGGATACGCTATTGTACGTCTGCAAATGCAGGGGGATCGTCACCAGACTTTGCAGATTATGGCGGAACGCCTAGATCGTAAAATAATGGATGTCGATGATTGTGCAAAAATCAGCCGTGCCATTTCGCCTCTTTTGGATGTGGATGATCCCATTGAAGACCCCTACTCTTTGGAAGTGAGTTCTCCAGGTGTAGATCGTCCGCTTGTGCGGGCAGAAGATTTTGAACGTTTTGCCGGTTTCGAAGCCAAAGTAGAAATGTCTTACTTGATCGATGGACGCAAACGTTTCACAGGCCGCCTTGTGGGGCTTGTGGATGGAAATGTACAAATTCTGGTGGACGGTGTGGCTCAAGATCTTCCTTTTGAAGATGTTGTAAAAGCCAAATTGGTCCTCACCGATGACCTGCTTGCTGCAGCGTCGAAAGAACAAGGATTGTAA
- the nusA gene encoding transcription termination factor NusA — protein sequence MEQSSGMPRPELLQVADVVARDKGIERDQVFEAMEQAIQKAGRSKYGQEHDIRANIDRKTGEIKLARYIEVVEEVEDEHMQMTVDQARGRKADAELGEFLVDPLPPIDFGRIAAQTAKQVIVQKVRDAERDRQFDEYKDRIGEVVNGLVKRVEFGNVIVDLGRTEALLRRDECIPREHVKNGDRIRAYIFDVRRENRGPQIFLSRSHPQFMAKLFTQEVPEIYDGIIEIKSVARDAGSRAKIAVQSTDHSIDPVGACVGMRGSRVQAVVSELQGEKIDIIQWSMDPATFIVNALAPAEVAKVVLDEETNRIEVVVPDDQLSLAIGRRGQNVRLASQLTTWDIDILTEADESERRQEEFKARSAQFIEALDVDDVIAHLLVTEGFSSLEEVAYVPRAELAEIEGFDMDVAEELRARALAYLEEQDKVLDAKRVELGVSDELFNVEGLNAAMVVALGENDVKTLDDLADLAGDELREYVGEKNLSETAANDIIMAARAHWFEDEDE from the coding sequence ATGGAACAATCTAGCGGAATGCCTCGCCCTGAGTTGCTACAAGTTGCAGATGTTGTTGCACGTGATAAAGGGATTGAACGCGATCAGGTTTTTGAAGCCATGGAACAAGCCATTCAAAAGGCTGGTCGTTCCAAATATGGTCAAGAACACGATATCCGTGCCAATATCGACCGTAAAACCGGTGAGATTAAACTGGCACGCTACATCGAAGTCGTGGAAGAGGTCGAAGACGAACATATGCAAATGACCGTTGATCAGGCACGTGGGCGCAAAGCCGATGCTGAACTCGGTGAATTTCTTGTCGATCCGCTGCCACCAATTGATTTTGGTCGCATTGCTGCACAAACAGCCAAACAGGTTATTGTTCAAAAAGTTCGTGATGCAGAACGTGATCGCCAGTTTGACGAATATAAAGACCGTATCGGCGAAGTTGTTAACGGTCTGGTTAAACGCGTTGAGTTTGGTAATGTTATCGTTGACCTTGGCCGCACAGAAGCCCTGTTGCGCCGTGACGAATGTATTCCACGCGAACATGTGAAAAATGGCGACCGTATCCGCGCATACATTTTTGATGTACGTCGTGAAAACCGTGGCCCGCAAATCTTCCTGTCACGCTCTCACCCACAATTTATGGCGAAGCTCTTTACACAGGAAGTACCGGAAATTTATGACGGTATTATCGAAATTAAATCTGTTGCCCGTGATGCTGGTTCTCGTGCCAAGATCGCTGTTCAATCAACGGACCATTCCATTGACCCGGTTGGGGCATGTGTGGGTATGCGTGGCTCACGCGTTCAAGCCGTTGTTTCTGAGCTGCAAGGCGAGAAAATCGATATCATCCAGTGGTCCATGGACCCGGCAACCTTCATCGTAAATGCCTTAGCGCCTGCAGAAGTGGCCAAAGTCGTTTTGGATGAAGAAACAAACCGTATTGAGGTTGTTGTACCAGATGATCAGCTTTCACTAGCGATTGGTCGTCGTGGTCAAAACGTACGCCTTGCGTCACAGCTGACAACTTGGGACATTGATATCCTGACAGAAGCTGATGAGTCAGAGCGTCGCCAAGAAGAATTTAAAGCCCGTTCGGCTCAATTCATCGAAGCATTGGATGTGGATGATGTGATTGCGCACCTCTTGGTGACAGAAGGCTTCTCTTCTCTTGAAGAAGTAGCTTATGTACCGCGTGCAGAATTGGCTGAGATCGAAGGGTTCGATATGGATGTGGCTGAAGAGCTACGTGCACGTGCCTTGGCCTATCTTGAAGAACAAGACAAAGTTCTTGATGCTAAGCGTGTTGAGCTGGGCGTCAGTGACGAGTTGTTTAACGTTGAAGGCCTAAATGCAGCCATGGTTGTTGCCCTTGGTGAAAACGACGTGAAGACACTTGACGATCTGGCCGATTTGGCTGGTGACGAGCTGCGTGAATACGTTGGCGAGAAGAACCTCAGTGAAACGGCTGCTAATGACATTATCATGGCGGCGCGTGCACATTGGTTCGAAGATGAAGACGAATAA
- the truB gene encoding tRNA pseudouridine(55) synthase TruB, whose amino-acid sequence MARKKKGIPIHGWLIIDKPLEISSNNVVGKVRWLTKAQKVGHGGTLDPLATGILPLAFGEATKTVSYAMDGAKTYRFEVTWGESRTTDDGEGEVNATSDHRPSRENIEAILPSFLGEIEQIPPKYSAIKINGQRAYKLARADEEVEMAARTVQIDRLELVECVDANRAVFEVDCGKGTYVRSLGRDIALKLGTVGYISVLRRTKVGPFDETGAISLDSVEEIVHSDALFESLLPIETVLDDILALALSEEETLKIRNGMSLKKDQPDAETMRLMFVGKVVALAKVEDGIVQPFRVFNY is encoded by the coding sequence ATGGCCCGTAAGAAAAAAGGCATTCCCATTCACGGCTGGCTGATCATTGATAAGCCGCTGGAAATCTCTTCAAATAATGTGGTTGGTAAAGTGCGTTGGTTAACCAAGGCGCAAAAAGTCGGTCATGGCGGCACGCTGGACCCTTTAGCCACAGGCATTTTGCCGCTTGCTTTTGGGGAGGCGACAAAGACTGTGTCTTATGCAATGGATGGGGCGAAAACATATCGCTTTGAAGTCACCTGGGGGGAAAGTCGCACCACAGATGATGGCGAAGGCGAAGTCAATGCCACGTCAGACCACCGCCCAAGCCGTGAGAATATTGAAGCCATCTTACCCTCATTTTTAGGCGAGATTGAGCAAATACCACCGAAATATTCTGCCATTAAGATTAATGGGCAACGTGCTTATAAGTTGGCACGCGCTGATGAAGAAGTTGAAATGGCTGCACGCACAGTGCAAATCGATCGCCTTGAGCTAGTGGAATGTGTGGATGCGAATCGGGCAGTGTTTGAAGTTGATTGTGGCAAAGGTACCTATGTGCGCTCCTTAGGGCGTGATATTGCGCTTAAATTGGGCACGGTTGGATATATATCTGTCCTGCGGCGCACAAAAGTTGGCCCATTTGATGAAACAGGCGCGATTTCACTGGATTCTGTAGAAGAGATTGTGCATAGTGACGCGCTTTTTGAAAGCCTTCTTCCTATCGAGACCGTGCTAGACGACATCTTGGCACTGGCCTTAAGCGAAGAAGAGACCTTGAAAATTCGCAATGGCATGTCTTTGAAAAAAGACCAGCCCGATGCAGAAACCATGCGGTTGATGTTTGTGGGTAAAGTAGTTGCCTTGGCGAAAGTGGAAGACGGTATCGTTCAACCCTTCAGGGTCTTCAATTATTAA
- the infB gene encoding translation initiation factor IF-2, translated as MTDKKGDDSNKLSLNRPGKLELKKTVEAGQVKQSFSHGRSKSVAVEVRKKRTFVQGTSGRMSEVSAQEKAAKEQAEAAFKKPEAPVAAPSDVDQNLTNGEIAKRAQVLQNAKKAEEEAAKEALKDAEARAKREKADADRRAEEKADADRKAKAEAKAKAKADAEEKKRVEADARRQAEEASLAAQRAEKGAAAPTKKPEAKPAPKPKKKEVKKQDNNKRGNDRRRGKGKLSVDSFGNEQRQRSLASVKRARQKQKRQDSGAQQEQAKQKREVTLPDHITVQELANRMAERAAAVVKTLMTMGTMVTINQTIDADTAQVVVEEFGHTVKRVSDADVEVDLTGPKDDAADMVSRAPIVTVMGHVDHGKTSLLDALRETDVVDKEAGGITQHIGAYQVTMASGAKISFVDTPGHEAFTAMRARGAELTDIVILVVAADDGVMPQTIEAIRHAKAAEVPIIVAINKIDKPGADPMRVRTELLQHEIQVESMGGDVMDVEVSAKKRLNLENLEETILLQAEVLELKANPNRAAEGVVVEARQERGRGNIATVMVQRGTLNIGDIFVVGSEWGRVRALVDDHGHHVKSSGPATPVEVLGLQGTPSAGDQMVVVETEAKAREVSEYRTNKSKAAKAAASGRGTLEELFSQIAAGEVKELPVLIKGDVQGSIEALSGTFDKLGRDDVKVKVLHGAVGAINESDITLARASNALIIGFNVRANPQAREMAKRDGVDIRYYSIIYDAADDVKRMMSGLLDPVYQEKFIGYAEIRETFNISKIGTIAGCMVTEGVVKRGAKVRLLRDNVVVHEGSLGQLKRFKDDVKDVKSGFECGMSFENYNDIKVGDMIECFEMEQIEQEL; from the coding sequence ATGACAGATAAAAAAGGCGATGACAGCAACAAGCTCAGCCTCAATCGACCCGGCAAACTTGAACTGAAGAAGACTGTAGAAGCAGGTCAGGTTAAGCAAAGCTTCTCCCATGGGCGCAGTAAGTCTGTGGCTGTCGAGGTGCGTAAGAAACGAACATTCGTTCAGGGAACTTCAGGACGCATGTCTGAAGTAAGCGCTCAGGAAAAAGCGGCTAAAGAACAGGCTGAAGCAGCCTTTAAGAAGCCGGAAGCACCTGTCGCAGCACCTTCTGATGTAGATCAGAACCTGACAAATGGTGAGATCGCCAAGCGCGCGCAAGTTCTTCAAAACGCCAAGAAAGCTGAAGAAGAAGCGGCAAAAGAAGCCTTGAAAGATGCTGAAGCACGCGCCAAGCGCGAGAAAGCAGATGCGGACCGTCGTGCTGAAGAAAAAGCCGATGCCGATCGCAAAGCAAAAGCTGAAGCCAAAGCTAAGGCAAAAGCGGATGCTGAAGAAAAGAAACGTGTTGAAGCAGATGCACGCCGTCAGGCTGAAGAAGCCTCGCTTGCTGCACAGCGTGCTGAAAAAGGTGCTGCGGCACCAACGAAAAAGCCTGAAGCAAAACCTGCTCCAAAGCCGAAGAAAAAAGAAGTTAAAAAACAAGATAACAACAAACGCGGCAATGACCGTCGCCGTGGCAAGGGTAAACTGTCTGTGGACAGCTTTGGTAATGAACAGCGCCAACGCTCACTGGCTTCAGTGAAACGTGCGCGTCAAAAACAAAAGCGTCAAGACAGCGGTGCCCAACAAGAACAAGCCAAGCAAAAACGTGAAGTGACATTGCCTGATCACATTACGGTTCAGGAACTTGCTAACCGTATGGCAGAACGTGCTGCAGCTGTTGTAAAAACATTGATGACAATGGGTACAATGGTGACCATCAACCAAACAATTGACGCTGATACAGCACAAGTTGTTGTGGAAGAATTTGGTCATACTGTAAAACGCGTTTCTGATGCGGATGTGGAAGTTGATCTGACAGGTCCAAAAGATGACGCCGCCGATATGGTTTCTCGCGCGCCGATCGTGACTGTGATGGGTCACGTTGATCATGGTAAAACATCTCTGCTTGATGCATTGCGTGAAACAGATGTTGTGGATAAAGAAGCCGGTGGTATCACCCAGCATATTGGTGCCTATCAGGTGACCATGGCAAGCGGTGCGAAAATCTCCTTTGTTGATACACCGGGTCACGAGGCCTTTACCGCCATGCGTGCACGTGGTGCTGAGCTGACAGATATCGTTATTCTGGTTGTGGCTGCCGATGATGGCGTTATGCCACAAACGATTGAGGCCATTCGCCACGCTAAAGCGGCAGAAGTGCCGATCATCGTTGCGATCAACAAAATTGATAAGCCGGGTGCAGACCCGATGCGTGTGCGTACAGAATTGCTGCAACATGAAATTCAGGTTGAAAGCATGGGCGGTGACGTAATGGATGTGGAAGTTTCCGCAAAGAAACGTCTCAACCTTGAAAACCTTGAAGAAACAATCTTGCTGCAAGCTGAAGTTCTTGAACTGAAAGCCAATCCTAACCGGGCTGCTGAAGGTGTGGTTGTTGAAGCCCGTCAAGAACGTGGTCGTGGTAACATCGCAACTGTGATGGTTCAACGCGGTACATTGAACATTGGTGATATCTTTGTTGTTGGTTCTGAATGGGGTCGTGTACGTGCCTTGGTTGATGATCATGGTCACCATGTGAAATCATCCGGTCCGGCAACACCTGTTGAGGTGCTTGGTCTACAAGGGACGCCTTCTGCAGGTGATCAGATGGTTGTGGTTGAAACCGAAGCCAAAGCACGTGAAGTTTCTGAATATCGTACCAATAAATCCAAAGCAGCAAAAGCAGCCGCTTCTGGTCGCGGGACGTTGGAAGAACTGTTTAGCCAGATCGCTGCTGGTGAAGTTAAGGAACTGCCTGTTCTTATTAAAGGTGATGTGCAGGGTTCTATTGAGGCCTTGTCCGGTACGTTTGATAAACTTGGGCGTGATGATGTGAAAGTGAAAGTCCTTCACGGCGCAGTTGGTGCGATTAACGAGTCAGATATTACGCTGGCACGTGCATCTAACGCCTTGATCATCGGCTTTAACGTTCGTGCCAACCCGCAAGCGCGTGAGATGGCAAAACGTGACGGTGTGGATATTCGTTATTACTCCATCATCTATGATGCAGCGGACGATGTGAAACGTATGATGTCTGGTCTGCTTGATCCAGTCTATCAAGAGAAATTCATCGGTTACGCTGAAATCCGTGAAACCTTCAATATCTCCAAAATCGGTACGATTGCGGGTTGTATGGTTACTGAAGGCGTCGTGAAACGCGGTGCTAAAGTGCGCTTGCTACGTGACAACGTTGTTGTTCATGAAGGCAGCCTTGGCCAGCTCAAGCGTTTCAAAGATGATGTGAAAGATGTGAAGTCTGGTTTCGAATGTGGTATGTCGTTCGAAAATTACAACGATATCAAAGTGGGCGATATGATCGAATGCTTTGAAATGGAACAGATCGAACAAGAACTTTAA